One stretch of Pseudomonas fluorescens Q2-87 DNA includes these proteins:
- the rplL gene encoding 50S ribosomal protein L7/L12: MSISQNDILEAVGNMSVMEVVELIKAFEEKFGVTAAAASAGPAAVAAVAEEQTEFNVMLTEAGEKKVNVIKAVRELTGLGLKEAKAVVDGAPAMVLEAVAKDAADKAKAVLEEAGAKVELK; encoded by the coding sequence ATGTCTATCTCTCAAAACGATATCCTCGAAGCCGTTGGCAACATGTCCGTAATGGAAGTTGTTGAGCTGATCAAAGCTTTCGAAGAAAAATTCGGTGTTACCGCTGCTGCCGCTTCCGCTGGTCCAGCTGCTGTTGCTGCCGTTGCTGAAGAGCAAACTGAATTCAACGTCATGCTGACCGAAGCTGGCGAGAAGAAAGTTAACGTGATCAAGGCAGTACGTGAACTGACCGGTCTGGGCCTGAAAGAAGCCAAGGCTGTAGTTGACGGCGCTCCTGCCATGGTTCTGGAAGCTGTTGCCAAAGACGCAGCTGACAAAGCCAAAGCTGTTCTGGAAGAAGCAGGCGCTAAAGTCGAGCTGAAGTAA